The Salvelinus namaycush isolate Seneca chromosome 38, SaNama_1.0, whole genome shotgun sequence genome includes a window with the following:
- the LOC120031749 gene encoding neural Wiskott-Aldrich syndrome protein-like isoform X3: MFCTTFLSSPSEDLSEGGGGGGIHPGGCLSTLHCLILPQEELYAPPSDPTNRLSLRHGDQACGVVGEMLLDVNMAAAGGCKGDRGGRKGDGTPGDCSPSVSPSVRKSPRGDSSHRGPALPMATVDIKNPEINTVSRFHGHTSQMNNMVSSSFNNNIKKEKKVKGKKGKKLTKADIGTPSNFQHVGHVGWDPNTGFDLNNLDPELKNLFDMCGISEAQLKDKETSKVIYDFIEKKGGVEAVKIELRRQAPPPPPSRGGPPPPPPHQTSGPPPPPIRGRGAPPPPPPSRAPTSAPPPPPPSRTGMGAPPPPPPPTRGPLPPPPQPSHASLAPHAPPPPPPPSSAPAGMGSGAPPPPPPPPGPPPPPMLLEADGGGGGAGKPSALLSQIREGAPLKKVEQKERPVSTSTGRDGLLEQIRQGKQLKAVTDEPVSGGPATPSAGIVGALMEVMQKRSKAIHSSGTHTHTHTHTHIYQIRGCCCIHTNVFSMFVCLPPKMMMTMMMRKRTLRMMMSGMTSDPPPPDNYDNTTLFLNCFSKSYSNDNVNVLSICCIFLLPLCLFFKFYSVQYLI; this comes from the exons ATGTTCTGTACCACctttctgtcctctccctctgagGACCTAtctgaggggggaggagggggggggatcCATCCGGGAGGgtgtctctccaccctccactGCCTGATCCTTCCCCAGGAGGAACTATATGCGCCCCCCTCGGACCCTACCAACCGCCTCTCGCTACGCCACGGGGACCAGGCCTGCGGTGTGGTGGGCGAAATGCTGCTGGACGTCAACATGGCAGCTGCCGGAGGGTGTAAGGGtgacagaggggggaggaagggagacgGAACTCCCGGTGACTGTAGTCCCTCAGTCTCGCCCTCGGTCCGAAAGAGCCCCCGTGGGGACTCCAGCCACAGAG GCCCGGCCCTGCCCATGGCCACGGTGGACATCAAGAACCCAGAGATCAACACTGTGTCCCGGTTCCACGGACACACCTCTCAGATGAACAACATGGTGAGCAGCAGCTtcaacaacaacatcaagaaggagaagaaggtgaAGGGAAAGAAGGGCAAGAAGCTGACCAAGGCAGACATCGGAACGCCCAGCAACTTCCA GCACGTTGGCCACGTCGGCTGGGACCCCAACACAGGCTTCGAT ttGAACAACCTAGACCCGGAGCTAAAGAACCTGTTTGACATGTGTGGCATCTCCGAGGCCCAGCTGAAGGACAAGGAGACCTCCAAGGTCATCTATGACTTCATCGAGAAGAAGGGAGGCGTGGAGGCCGTCAAGATCGAGCTCCGCAGACAAG cccccccaccccctccttccAGAGGTGGACCACCACCCCCTCCCCCACACCAGACCTCCGGCCCACCGCCCCCACCCATCAGGGGAAGGGGCgcgcctccccctcctcccccctccagagCGCCCACCTCagccccaccaccacctccccccTCCAGAACAGGCATGGGagctccacccccacccccacccccaaccAGAGGTCCTCTGCCCCCTCCTCCCCAGCCTTCGCATGCCTCCCTGGCTCCCCATGCCCCACCTCCTCCCCCGCCTCCCTCCTCCGCCCCAGCAGGTATGGGTTCCGgagcaccccctcctcctcccccgccTCCCGGCCCTCCTCCCCCACCCATGCTGCTGGAAGCTGATGGAGGGGGTGGAGGTGCTGGTAAACCCTCAGCCCTGTTGAGCCAGATCAGGGAGGGGGCTCCGCTGAAGAAGGTGGAGCAGAAGGAGAGGCCCGTTTCCACCAGCACCGGCCGAGACGGTCTCCTCGAACAGATACGACAGGGCAAACAGCTCAAGGCT GTGACTGACGAACCAGTGTCGGGAGGACCCGCCACTCCTTCAGCCGGCATCGTAGGAGCTTTGATGGAGGTGATGCAGAAGAGGAGCAAAGCCATCCACTcctctggtacacacacacacacacacacacacacacacatatatcagATAAGAGGTTGCTGTTGTATTCATACCAATGTATTTTCTATGTTTGTGTGTCTCCCTCCCaagatgatgatgacgatgatgatgaggaAGAGGACTTTGAGGATGATGATGAGTGGGATGActagtgaccccccccccccggatAATTATGACAACACTACATTGTTCCTAAATTGTTTTTCTAAATCTTATTCAAATGataatgtaaatgttttatcaaTTTGCTGTATATTTTTGTTGCCTTTAtgcttattttttaaattttattctGTGCAATACCTCATTTaa